A genomic region of Leishmania braziliensis MHOM/BR/75/M2904 complete genome, chromosome 33 contains the following coding sequences:
- a CDS encoding putative ubiquitin-conjugating enzyme, whose amino-acid sequence MPLTAAGMRTLMRQMQEVQEHPIDGVQVRPSDSISEYHVDLDGPEGTPFAAGRFHVVLVFDEQYPEVPPKGFFRTKIFHPNISERGDICVNALKRDWSSTLGLRHILAVIRCLLIEPNPESALNEEAGRLILEEYA is encoded by the coding sequence ATGCCTCTGACAGCGGCTGGCATGAGGACTCTGATGCGTCAGATGCAGGAGGTGCAAGAGCATCCTATCGACGGTGTACAAGTGCGCCCGTCGGATTCAATAAGCGAATACCATGTCGACCTTGACGGCCCGGAGGGGACGCCGTTTGCTGCTGGTCGCTTTCATGTTGTTCTCGTGTTTGACGAGCAGTATCCAGAAGTGCCGCCGAAGGGCTTCTTCCGCACCAAGATCTTCCACCCCAACATCTCCGAGCGTGGCGACATCTGCGTGAATGCACTAAAGCGTGACTGGAGCTCGACACTTGGGCTGCGCCACATCCTTGCCGTCATCCGCTGCCTGCTGATTGAGCCGAATCCGGAGAGCGCATTAAATGAGGAGGCTGGCAGGCTGATCTTGGAGGAGTACGCGA